In Pseudomonas hamedanensis, a single window of DNA contains:
- the proC gene encoding pyrroline-5-carboxylate reductase: MSNTRIAFIGAGNMAASLIGGLRAKGLEAAQIRASDPGEETRAKVSAEHGIETFAENAQAIDGVDVIVLAVKPQAMKAVCEALRPSLKPHQLVVSIAAGITCASMTAWLGEQPIVRCMPNTPALLRQGVSGLYATDEVTAEQRQQAEELLSAVGIALWLEEEQQLDAVTAVSGSGPAYFFLLIEAMTAAGVKLGLPKAIAEQLTAQTALGAAHMAVSSDVDAAELRRRVTSPNGTTEAAIKSFQAGGFEALVETALGAAAHRSAEMAEQLGK, encoded by the coding sequence ATGAGCAACACACGTATTGCGTTTATCGGTGCGGGCAACATGGCGGCCAGTCTGATTGGCGGCTTGCGCGCCAAGGGTCTGGAAGCGGCGCAGATTCGCGCCAGCGATCCGGGCGAAGAAACCCGCGCCAAAGTCAGCGCCGAACACGGCATCGAAACCTTTGCCGAGAATGCCCAGGCCATCGACGGCGTCGATGTCATCGTGCTGGCGGTCAAGCCACAGGCGATGAAAGCCGTGTGCGAGGCGCTCCGCCCGAGCCTGAAGCCGCATCAACTGGTGGTGTCGATTGCCGCCGGCATCACCTGTGCGAGCATGACCGCGTGGCTCGGCGAGCAGCCGATCGTGCGCTGCATGCCCAATACCCCGGCGCTGCTGCGTCAGGGCGTCAGCGGCTTGTACGCCACCGACGAGGTAACCGCCGAGCAGCGTCAGCAAGCCGAAGAGCTGCTGTCCGCCGTTGGCATCGCCCTGTGGCTGGAAGAAGAGCAGCAACTCGACGCAGTCACGGCGGTCTCAGGCTCTGGCCCGGCGTACTTCTTCCTGCTGATCGAAGCCATGACCGCTGCCGGCGTGAAACTCGGCCTGCCCAAGGCAATCGCTGAACAGCTGACCGCGCAAACCGCGCTGGGCGCCGCGCACATGGCGGTGTCCAGCGACGTTGACGCCGCCGAACTGCGCCGCCGCGTGACCTCGCCAAACGGCACGACGGAAGCGGCGATCAAATCATTCCAGGCTGGCGGCTTCGAAGCGCTGGTCGAAACCGCACTCGGCGCCGCCGCGCACC
- a CDS encoding YggS family pyridoxal phosphate-dependent enzyme, which translates to MSTIADNIALVSSRIQAATAAAGRPENSVQLLAVSKTKPAQALREAYAAGLRDFGENYLQEALSKQLELADLPLIWHFIGPIQSNKTRAIAEHFDWVHSVDRLKIAQRLSEQRPAELPPLNICIQVNVSGEASKSGCNPADLPALAEAISQLPRLHLRGLMAIPEPTEARAEQDAAFAAVQTLQASLNLPLDTLSMGMSHDLESAIAQGATWVRIGTALFGARDYSQS; encoded by the coding sequence ATGTCCACGATAGCAGACAACATCGCCCTCGTTAGTTCACGCATTCAGGCCGCGACTGCCGCTGCCGGACGACCTGAAAACAGCGTCCAGCTACTCGCCGTGAGCAAGACCAAACCTGCCCAGGCCCTGCGTGAAGCCTACGCCGCCGGCCTGCGCGACTTCGGTGAGAACTACCTGCAGGAGGCCTTGAGCAAACAGCTGGAGCTGGCCGACCTGCCCTTGATCTGGCACTTCATCGGCCCCATTCAATCGAACAAGACTCGCGCGATTGCCGAGCATTTCGACTGGGTGCACTCCGTGGATCGCCTGAAAATTGCCCAACGCCTGTCCGAACAACGCCCGGCCGAGCTGCCGCCGCTGAACATCTGCATCCAGGTGAATGTCAGCGGCGAAGCGAGTAAATCCGGCTGCAACCCGGCCGATCTGCCCGCGCTGGCCGAGGCCATCAGCCAACTGCCGCGTTTGCACTTGCGCGGTTTGATGGCGATTCCCGAGCCGACCGAAGCGCGCGCCGAGCAAGATGCTGCCTTCGCCGCCGTGCAGACATTGCAGGCGAGCCTCAATCTGCCACTCGACACATTGTCCATGGGCATGAGCCACGACCTCGAGTCGGCCATCGCCCAAGGCGCCACCTGGGTGCGGATCGGTACCGCGCTGTTTGGCGCCAGAGATTACTCCCAGTCTTGA
- a CDS encoding type IV pilus twitching motility protein PilT, producing MDITELLAFSAKQGASDLHLSAGLPPMIRVDGDVRRINLPALDHKQVHELIYDIMNDTQRVDFEKNLETDFSFDVPGVARFRVNAFNQNRGAGAVFRTIPSKVLSMEDLGMGDVFRKITDAPRGLVLVTGPTGSGKSTTLAAMIDYLNTHRHHHILTIEDPIEFVHESRKCLINQREVHRDTRSFATALRSALREDPDVILVGEMRDLETIRLALTAAETGHLVFGTLHTTSAAKTIDRVVDVFPGDEKSMVRSMLSESLLAVVSQTLIKKIGGGRVAAHEIMLGTSAIRNLIREDKVAQMYSAIQTGGSLGMQTLDMCLKDLVTKGLISREHAREKARTPDNF from the coding sequence ATGGATATCACTGAACTGCTGGCCTTCAGCGCCAAACAGGGCGCTTCCGACCTGCACCTGTCGGCCGGCCTGCCGCCGATGATCCGTGTCGATGGTGATGTGCGGCGGATCAATCTGCCAGCGCTGGACCACAAGCAAGTACACGAACTGATCTACGACATCATGAACGACACCCAGCGGGTCGACTTCGAGAAAAATCTGGAAACCGATTTTTCCTTCGATGTGCCCGGTGTCGCGCGGTTTCGGGTCAACGCGTTCAACCAGAACCGTGGCGCTGGCGCGGTGTTCCGCACCATTCCGTCGAAAGTGCTGAGCATGGAAGACCTCGGCATGGGCGATGTTTTCCGCAAGATCACCGATGCGCCGCGCGGGCTGGTGCTGGTGACCGGGCCGACCGGCTCCGGCAAATCGACTACGTTGGCGGCAATGATCGATTACCTGAACACCCATCGGCATCATCACATCCTGACCATTGAAGATCCGATCGAATTTGTTCATGAATCGCGCAAATGCCTGATCAATCAGCGCGAAGTTCATCGCGATACCCGCAGTTTCGCCACGGCGCTTCGTTCGGCGCTACGTGAAGATCCGGACGTGATTCTGGTTGGCGAGATGCGCGATCTGGAAACCATTCGCCTGGCGCTGACCGCCGCTGAGACCGGACATCTGGTGTTCGGCACGTTGCACACGACCTCGGCGGCCAAGACCATCGACCGCGTGGTCGACGTGTTTCCCGGGGACGAGAAGTCGATGGTCCGCTCGATGCTCTCGGAGTCATTGCTGGCGGTGGTGTCGCAGACGCTGATCAAGAAGATCGGCGGCGGGCGGGTGGCGGCGCACGAAATCATGCTCGGCACGTCGGCGATCCGCAATCTGATCCGCGAAGACAAGGTGGCGCAGATGTATTCGGCGATTCAGACCGGCGGGTCGTTGGGCATGCAGACACTGGACATGTGCCTGAAGGATCTGGTGACCAAGGGCTTGATCAGCCGCGAGCACGCTCGGGAGAAGGCGCGTACCCCGGATAATTTCTGA
- a CDS encoding C40 family peptidase — protein sequence MRPFFKTWLTICLLMPLAAHATNREQRLPNVNGFTPKSHASAPSSKSSKSKTTTLSSKSHSKLVPPMASKESSNVLSRAVNVLGTPYRWGGSSPSKGFDCSGLVKYAFNDATFDLPRTSNAMASGHGEKVERKDLKPGDLIFFNIKSRRVNHVAIYLGNDRFIHAPRRGKAVSIDTLNKPYWQKHYVVAKRVLPKEQQQLRVVQR from the coding sequence ATGCGACCATTTTTCAAGACATGGCTAACTATTTGCCTATTAATGCCACTGGCCGCCCACGCCACCAATCGTGAGCAACGTCTTCCCAACGTCAACGGCTTCACCCCTAAATCCCATGCTTCGGCTCCTTCGAGCAAAAGCAGCAAGAGCAAAACCACCACGCTGAGCAGCAAGAGCCACAGCAAGCTGGTGCCACCGATGGCGAGCAAGGAAAGCAGTAACGTGCTGAGCCGTGCGGTGAACGTTCTCGGTACACCTTATCGTTGGGGCGGCAGCAGCCCAAGTAAAGGCTTTGATTGCAGCGGCCTGGTGAAATACGCGTTCAACGACGCCACCTTCGACCTGCCACGCACCTCCAATGCCATGGCCAGCGGTCACGGCGAGAAAGTCGAACGCAAGGATCTGAAGCCGGGCGACCTGATTTTCTTCAACATCAAGAGCCGTCGGGTCAATCACGTTGCCATCTACCTGGGCAACGACCGCTTCATCCACGCCCCGCGCCGCGGCAAAGCGGTAAGCATCGACACGCTGAACAAACCGTACTGGCAGAAGCACTACGTCGTGGCCAAGCGGGTGTTGCCGAAAGAGCAACAGCAGTTGCGCGTAGTTCAGCGCTAA
- a CDS encoding NINE protein, with the protein MNSYQLPRVQEKDTHSKVIGYLLWIFGFTGAHRFYYGKPVTGTVWFFTFGLLGIGWLIDVFLIPAMDREADLRFTAGPIEYNVAWILLTFLGVFGVHRMYQGKWISGLLYLLTGGLFFLGVLYDFWTLNDQVSVRNAQKRGAFQ; encoded by the coding sequence ATGAACAGCTATCAGCTACCCCGTGTGCAGGAAAAAGACACCCACAGCAAAGTCATCGGCTATCTGCTGTGGATTTTCGGCTTCACCGGCGCGCACCGCTTTTATTACGGCAAGCCGGTGACCGGGACGGTCTGGTTTTTCACCTTCGGTTTGCTGGGGATTGGCTGGCTGATCGACGTGTTTCTGATCCCGGCGATGGATCGCGAAGCAGACCTGCGCTTTACCGCCGGGCCAATCGAGTACAACGTCGCGTGGATCCTGCTGACCTTCCTCGGTGTGTTCGGCGTGCACCGGATGTATCAGGGCAAATGGATCAGCGGTTTGCTGTATCTGCTGACGGGAGGGTTGTTCTTTCTGGGCGTGCTGTATGACTTCTGGACGCTGAACGATCAGGTGTCGGTGCGTAACGCGCAGAAGCGCGGCGCCTTCCAATAA
- a CDS encoding dihydroorotase produces the protein MKLSILGARVIDPSSGLDQITDIHVEACKIVALGAAPADFNAVETIDAHGLVAAPGLVDLNVALREPGYSRKGSIVSETRAAAAGGVTSLCCPPKTKPVLDTSAVAELILDRAREAGNTKVFPIGALSKGLDGEQLAELVALRDAGCVAFGNGLESFRNSRTLCRALEYAATFDLTVIFNSQDHDLAEGGLAHEGAVASFLGLPGIPETAETVALARDLLLVEQTGVRAHFSQLTSARGVALIAQAQARGLKVTADVALYQLILTDEALIDFNSLYHVQPPLRTRADRDGLREAVKSGVVSAISSHHQPHERDAKLAPFGATEPGISSVELLLPLAMTLVEDGLLDLPTLLARLSAGPAQALRLPAGKLAVGGAADIVLFDPKASTVAGEQWLSKGENCPFIGHSLPGVVRYTLVDGRITHQA, from the coding sequence GTGAAGCTCAGCATCCTCGGCGCACGCGTCATCGATCCAAGCAGCGGCCTGGATCAAATCACCGACATCCACGTTGAAGCCTGCAAGATCGTCGCCCTTGGCGCCGCGCCGGCCGATTTCAACGCTGTCGAAACGATTGATGCCCACGGTTTGGTTGCCGCGCCTGGCCTGGTCGACCTCAACGTCGCCCTGCGCGAGCCGGGCTACAGCCGCAAAGGCTCGATCGTCAGCGAAACCCGCGCCGCCGCTGCCGGTGGCGTGACCAGCCTGTGCTGCCCGCCGAAGACCAAACCGGTGCTCGACACCTCGGCCGTGGCCGAACTGATCCTCGACCGTGCCCGCGAAGCCGGCAACACCAAGGTGTTCCCGATTGGCGCACTCAGCAAAGGCCTGGACGGTGAGCAACTGGCCGAACTGGTGGCTTTGCGCGACGCCGGTTGCGTGGCGTTCGGCAACGGTCTGGAGAGTTTCCGCAACAGCCGCACCCTGTGCCGGGCGCTGGAATACGCGGCGACTTTCGATTTGACGGTGATTTTCAACTCGCAGGATCACGACCTGGCCGAGGGCGGTCTGGCCCATGAAGGCGCCGTCGCCAGTTTCCTCGGCCTGCCGGGCATCCCGGAAACCGCCGAAACCGTGGCGCTTGCTCGCGATCTGCTGCTGGTCGAGCAAACCGGCGTGCGTGCGCACTTCAGCCAGCTGACCAGCGCTCGCGGCGTGGCGTTGATCGCCCAGGCGCAGGCCCGTGGCCTGAAAGTCACCGCCGATGTCGCGCTGTATCAGTTGATCCTGACTGACGAAGCGCTGATCGACTTCAACAGCCTCTATCACGTGCAACCGCCGCTGCGTACCCGCGCTGACCGCGATGGCCTGCGCGAGGCGGTCAAGTCCGGCGTGGTTTCGGCGATCTCCAGCCATCATCAGCCCCACGAGCGCGACGCCAAACTGGCACCGTTCGGCGCGACCGAGCCGGGCATCAGCAGTGTTGAACTGCTGCTGCCACTGGCGATGACGCTGGTGGAGGATGGTTTGCTCGATCTGCCGACGCTGCTGGCGCGTCTTAGCGCAGGCCCGGCGCAAGCGCTGCGCTTGCCGGCGGGCAAACTGGCAGTAGGCGGTGCGGCGGATATCGTGTTGTTCGATCCGAAGGCATCGACGGTGGCAGGTGAGCAGTGGCTGTCGAAGGGCGAGAACTGCCCGTTCATCGGTCACAGTCTGCCGGGGGTGGTGCGCTATACGCTGGTGGATGGGCGGATCACCCACCAGGCATAA